TCGTCAACCCACCCCGACGTGCTGTATCGCGCGCTCAAACGCCTCTACAACCTGGGCATCTACCCGGCGTGGTGGAAGATCGAAGCGCAAAGCGCCGAGGAATGGAAACAACTCGACGAACTGATTCAGGAACGCGATCCGTATTGCCGTGGTGTCGTGCTGTTGGGCTTGAATGCCCCGGCGGCGGCGTTGGCCGAAGGGTTTCAGCAAGCCAGCCAGAGCCATACCTGCCGCGGGTTTGCCGTGGGCCGGACGATTTTCCAGGAACCGAGCCGCGCGTGGATGGCCGGTGAAATCGACGACGAAACGCTGATCCGCCAGGTGCAGGGCACGTTCGTCGAGCTGATCGACGCCTGGCGCACGGCCCGGGCTTGATGAAACACCGCAATACCTGTGGGAGCGGGCTTGCCCGCGATGACGGCGGCACATTCAACATCAATGTGACAGCTAGATCGCAATCGCGGGCAAGTCGAATCGTCGCACCGCCACTCCCACAGGGTTTTGTGTCGCTCTTACTGGTTATGTAAAACAATAAAAGGTGCAGCCATGCCCGCTATCCGAATTGGCATCAACCCGATCTCCTGGAGCAACGACGACCTGCCGTCCCTCGGTGGCGAGACGCCGTTGAGCACCGCCCTCAGCGAAGGCAAGGACATCGGTTACGAAGGTTTCGAACTCAACGGTAAATTCCCCAAGGATGCCAAAGGCGTCGGCGACGTGCTGCGGCCCTACGATCTGGCGCTGGTGTCCGGCTGGTATTCCAGCCGTCTGGCCCGCCGTTCCGTGGCCGAGGAAATCGACGCCATCGCCAGCCATGTCGAGCTGCTGGCGAAGAACGGCGCCAAGGTGCTGGTCTATGGCGAAGTCGCTGACTCGATTCAAGGCCAGCGCATTCCGCTGGTAGAACGCCCGCGTTTCCACACCGAGCAAGCCTGGCAGGAATACGCTGACAAACTCACCGAACTGGCGCGTTTCACCCTGTCCCAAGGCGTGCGCCTGGCCTATCACCATCACATGGGCGCCTACGTCGAATCCCCGGCCGACATCGACAAACTGATGGCGCTGACCGGCAGCGAAGTCGGCCTGCTGTTCGATTCGGGCCACTGCTACATGGGCGGTGGCGAACCGTTGCAGGTGCTGCGCAAACACATCGAACGCATCTGCCACGTGCATTTCAAGGACGTGCGCAAACCGGTGGTGCAACTGGCGCGCAACAACCTGTGGAGCTTCCCGGACTGCATCATCAACGGCACCTTCACTGTGCCCGGCGATGGCGATATTGATTTCGGCGCCTTGCTCGACGTCCTGCTGGGCGCCGATTACCACGGCTGGTTGGTGGTGGAAGCCGAGCAGGATCCAGCGGTGGCACCGAGTTACGTTTACGCCAAAAAAGGCTACGACACCCTGCGTGCACTGCTCAACGAGAGGACCGCGCGATGAGCCTGTTGGTCAAAAGCAACGCCCGCGGCCGGACCATGGTCGAGTTGGGGCAGGGTGAGCTGGAATACGTCGGTTTCGCCGCTTACCGCCTGAGCCTCGGCGAAACCCTGCCGGTCAGCGCGGGCGACAAGGAATTGTGTCTGGTGCTGCTCAGCGGTCGGGTCGGCATCAAGGGTGAAGCACCGGGGCAGGGCGCATTCGACTGGGACAACATCGGCGATCGTCAGTCGGTGTTCGAAGACAAATCGCCGTTCGCCGTGTATTTGCCACCCGGCAGCCAGGCCCAGGTGGTGGCGTTGAGCGACGTGCAAATCGCCGTGTGCGCGGCGCCCGGTTCCACCGCCGAAAACCTCGTCCCAAGGCTGATCAAACCCGACAGCATGAAACGCAGCGTGCGCGGCAAGGGTGCCAACACCCGATATGTCTGCGACATTTTGCCGGACACCGAGCCCGCCCATTCGCTGCTGGTGGTGGAAGTGCGTACGCCGTCCGGTCACTCGTCGAGCTACCCACCGCACAAGCACGACACCGACGATCTGCCGCACCAGAGCTTTCTCGAAGAAACCTATTACCACCAGATCAACCCGCCCCAGGGCTTCGTGTTCCAGCGGGTCTACACCGACGATCGCAGTATCGATCAGGCCATGGCGGTGGAAAACAGCGATCTGGTTGTGGTGCCCAAGGGTTATCACCCGGTCAGCGTGCCCTACGGCTATGAGTCGTATTATCTGAACGTGATGGCCGGCCCGAAACGCGTCTGGCAGTTCCATAACGATCCGCAGCACAGCTGGCTTCTGGATCTCTGAATTACAACGCCTGAATTCCAATATTCGAACGGAGAACAAGAACAATGAGCGACGCCCCGGTCATAGGCCATTACATCGACGGTCAGGTGCAGGACAGCGGTAGCGAGCGGTTCAGCAATGTCTTCAACCCGGCCACCGGCAGCGTTCAGGCGCGGGTCGGGTTGGCCAGCCAGAAGACTGTGGACGACGCCGTTGCTTCGGCCCTGAAAGCGTTCCCGGCCTGGTCCGAGCAATCGTCCCTGCGCCGTTCGCGGGTGATGTTCAAGTTCAAGGAACTGCTCGACCGTCATCACAACGAACTGGCGGAAATCATCAGCCGCGAACACGGCAAGGTGTTCTCGGACGCGAAGGGCGAAGTAACGCGCGGCATCGAAATCGTCGAGTACGCCTGCGGTGCGCCGAACCTGCTGAAAACCGATTTCAGCGACAACATCGGTGGTGGCATCGACAACTGGAACCTGCGCCAGCCGTTGGGCGTGTGTGCCGGGGTTACCCCGTTCAACTTCCCGGTGATGGTGCCGTTGTGGATGATCCCGCTGGCGTTGGTCACCGGTAACTGCTTCATCCTCAAGCCGTCCGAGCGCGATCCATCCGCCAGTTTGCTGATGGCCCGTTTGCTCACCGAAGCCGGGTTGCCGGACGGTGTGTTCAACGTGATCCAGGGTGACAAGGCCGCGGTCGACGGCTTGCTGCAACACCCGGACATCGAGGCGATTTCCTTTGTCGGCTCGACGCCGATTGCCGAGTACATCCACCAGCAAGCGACCTCGCGCGGCAAGCGTGTGCAGGCACTGGGCGGTGCGAAGAACCACATGATCGTCATGCCCGATGCCGATCTGGATCAAGCGGCGGATGCGCTGATCGGCGCAGCGTATGGCTCGGCTGGCGAGCGCTGCATGGCGATTTCGATTGCCGTGGCCGTCGGTGATGTCGGCGACCAGTTGATTGCCAAACTGCTGCCGCGCATCGATCAACTGAAAGTCGGCAACGGCATGCAGGGCGACAGCGACATGGGGCCGCTGGTGACCGCCGAACACAAGGCCAAGGTCGAGGGCTTTATCAGCGAAGGCGTGGCCCAGGGTGCGCAACTGATTGTCGACGGACGCAACTTCAAGGTGCCGGGGGCCGAGAACGGCTTCTTCGTCGGCGCGACGCTGTTCGATAACGTCACCACCGAGATGAGCATCTACCAGCAGGAGATTTTCGGCCCGGTGCTGGGCATCGTGCGGGTGCCGGACTTCGCCAGCGCCGTGGCGTTGATCAACGCCCATGAATTCGGCAACGGCGTGTCGTGTTTCACCAGCGACGGCGGCATTGCTCGCTCGTTTGCCCGCAACATCAAGGTCGGGATGGTCGGCATCAACGTGCCGATTCCAGTGCCCATGGCCTGGCACTCGTTCGGCGGCTGGAAACGTTCGTTGTTCGGTGATCATCACGCCTACGGTGAAGAAGGCATCCGCTTCTACAGCCGCTACAAAAGCGTGATGCAGCGTTGGCCCGACAGCATCGCCAAGGGCCCTGAATTCAGCATGCCGACAGCCAAATAATTCACTTGTGCGGAGAACAACAAAAAATGAGCAAACCCCTGCGTTTCGCCCTGAACCGTATGGTCGCCCCACGTTTGTCCCTGCCCGCGTTCATCGAATTGGCGGTGACCCTCAAGGCCGACGCCATCGAGATTCGCAATGACCTCAAAGGCGTCGAGATCGAGGACGGCACCGCGCCCGAACACGTCCGTGAACTGTGCGCGGCCAAAGGCATCACCGTGCTGTCGATCAACGCGCTGTATCCGTTCGATGTCTGGAATGACGAGCGCCGCGCACACGCGCTGAAGCTTGCCGCTTATGCCCGCGATTGCGGCGCGCAGGGTTTGGTCATGTGCCCGCTGAACGACCGCGCCGATCCGCGTACCGAGGCGCAGCGTGCGTCCGGCCTGCGCACGGCGTTAAGTGAACTGGCGCCGATCCTGCGTGATCACGGCATCCTCGGTTTTATCGAGCCGCTGGGTTTCGAAGAGTGTTCGCTGCGGCGCAAACGCACCGCGGTCGATGCAATCAAGGCCATCGGTGGGCTGGATGTGTTCCGTCTGGTGCATGACACCTTTCACCATCACCTGGCCAGCGAACATGAATTCTTCCCCGAGCTGACCGGGCTGGTGCACATCTCCGGCGTCGAAGATGCCGAGGCGCCGCTGACGACCATTCGTGACGGCCATCGGGTGCTGGTGGGCGAGGGCGACATCCTCGGCAACGCGGCGCAGATCGAAACCTTGCTCGCTACCGGCTATAGCGGCTACCTGTCGTTCGAACCGTTCGCCGACAGCGTCCATGGCCTGGCGGATATCCAGACGGCGATTGGCGCGAGCATGGATCACCTGCAGAAGTCCCTGGGTTAATGGAGAACCCTGTGGGAGCGGGCTTGCCCGCGATGGCGGCAGCATATTCAACATTGATGTGTCAGGTAGATCGCTATCGCGGGCAAGTCGGATCGCCGCACCGCCGCTCCCACAGTGGATTGCATTCCACAGCACACACCGGATTTAGCTTCAAAGGAAGGTGCAAGCATGACCACAACAAGACTGACCATGGCCCAGGCCCTGGTGAAATTCCTCGATAACCAGTACATCGAGGTCGATGGGGTTCAGAGCAAATTCGTCGCCGGGATCTTTACCATTTTCGGCCACGGCAATGTGCTGGGTCTGGGGCAGGCCCTGGAACAGGACAGCGGCGACCTGATCGTCCATCAGGGCCGCAACGAACAAGGCATGGCCCATGCCGCCATCGGTTTTGCCAAGCAACACCTGCGGCGCAAGATCTATGCCTGTTCTTCATCGGTGGGCCCGGGTGCGGCGAACATGCTCACCGCTGCCGCGACGGCCACCGCCAACCGCATCCCTTTGCTGCTGTTGCCCGGCGACGTTTATGCGTGTCGTCAACCGGACCCGGTGCTGCAACAGATCGAGCAATTCCACGATCTGAGCATCAGCACCAACGATGCGTTCAAGGCCGTGAGCAAGTACTGGGACCGGATCAACCGTCCCGAGCAGCTGATGACCGCGGCGATCCACGCCATGCGCGTGCTCACCGACCCCGCCGAAACCGGCGCCGTGACCCTGGCCCTGCCGCAAGACGTGCAGGCCGAGGCTTACGACTATCCTGATTATTTCCTGCAAAAACGCGTGCATCGCATTGAGCGCCGACCGGCCACCGAAGCGATGCTCGGCGATGCCGTGGCCCTGTTCAAAGGCAAGCGCAAACCGCTGATCATCTGCGGCGGTGGGGTCAAATACTCCGGCGCCAATGCCGCGCTGCAGGCGTTCGCCGAGCGCTTCGATATTCCCTTCGCCGAAACCCAGGCCGGCAAGAGCGCGGTGGTGTCCAGCCACCCGCTGAACGTCGGCGGGATCGGCGAAACCGGTTGCCTGGCGGCGAATCTGTTGGCCAAGGATGCTGATTTGATCATCGGCGTCGGCACTCGCTACAGCGATTTCACCACCGCGTCGAAATCCTTGTTCAAACACCCGGATGTGCAATTTCTCAATCTCAATATCAGCCCCTGCGATGCCCTGAAACTCGACGGCGTGCAGCTGCTGGCGGACGCCAAAACCGGTTTGCAGGCACTGGCCGAAGCGCTGGGTGATTACCGCTCGAGCTGGGGCGATCAGCCCCGTCAGGCCAAGGCGCAACTGGATGAGGAAGTCGATCGCATTTATCAGGTCGAATACCAGGCGAAAGATTTCGTCCCGGAAATCAACGATCACCTGGACCCGGCGGTACTGCGCGAGTTCATCGAGCTGACCGGTTCCTGCCTGACCCAAAGCCGTGTGCTTGGCGTGCTAAACGAAACACTGGCCGATGACGCCGTGATCGTCGCCGCCGCCGGCAGTTTGCCCGGTGACCTGCAGCGCAGCTGGCGCAGCAAGGGCGTGAACACTTACCACGTCGAGTACGGTTATTCGTGCATGGGTTACGAGGTGAACGCAGCACTGGGCGTGAAGCTCGCCGAGCCTGAGCGTGAGGTCTATGCGCTGGTGGGCGACGGCTCCTACATGATGCTGCACTCGGAACTGGCGACCTCGATCCAGGAGCGGCGCAAGATCAACGTGGTGTTGCTGGACAACATGACCTTCGGCTGCATCAACAACCTGCAAATGGAACACGGCATGAACAGCTTCGGCACCGAGTTCCGTTTCCGTAATCCGGAAACCGGCAAGCTCGATGGCGGCTTCGTGCCGGTGGATTTCGCCATGAGCGCGGCGGCTTACGGCTGCAAGACTTACAAAGTGAACACCGTTGAGGAGTTGCAAGCTGCGTTGGCGGATGCGCGGTTGCAGACCGTGTCGACGCTGATCGATATCAAGGTTTTGCCCAAGACGATGATTCACAAATACCTGTCGTGGTGGCGGGTCGGCGTGGCGCAAGTCTCCACCAGCGCGCGCACCGACGCAGTGGCCAAGACCCTCAACGAACGACTGGCCAAGGCCCGTCAATACTGATTGCCCCAAACGAACAACAAATCTGGGAGTCTTTAAATGTCTTTGAAGCTTGGAGTTATTGGCACCGGGGCCATCGGCCAGGACCATATCCGCCGTTGCAGCCAGACCTTGCTCAACAGCCAGGTCGTCGCAGTCACCGACATCAATTTGCAGCAAGCGGTCAAGGTCGTTGCAGATTTGAAGCTGACCGCCGAGGTCTATCCCGACGGCCACGCGTTGATCAAGGCACCGGAAGTCGAAGCGATCCTCGTGACCTCCTGGGGCCCGAGCCACGAAGAATTCGTGCTGGCAGCGATTGCGGCGGGCAAACCGGTGTTCTGCGAGAAGCCGCTGGCGGTCACTGCCGAGGGCTGCCGCAAAATCGTCGAGGCTGAAGTGGCCCATGGCAAACGGCTGGTGCAGGTGGGTTTCATGCGCCCGTACGATGAAGGGTATCGGGCGTTGAAAGCCGTGATCGACAGCGGCCAGATCGGCGAGCCGTTGATGCTGCATTGCGCTCACCGCAACCCGACCGTGGGTGAAAACTACAAGACTGACATGGCGATCACCGACACCTTGATCCATGAGCTGGACGTGTTGCGTTGGTTGCTCGACGACGACTATGTGTCGGTGCAAGTGGTGTTCCCGCGCAAGACCAGCAAGGCCCACGCCCATTTGAAAGATCCGCAGATCGTGCTGCTGGAAACCGCCAAGGGCACGCGCATCGACGTGGAAGTGTTCGTCAACTGCCAGTACGGCTACGACATCCAGTGCGAAGTGGTGGGGGAGACGGGGATCGCCAAACTGCCGGAGCCGTCGCAGGTTCAGTTGCGCAGCGGGGCGAAGCTGTCCAATGCGATTCTGATGGACTGGAAGGACCGGTTCATCGCCGCGTACGACGTCGAGTTGCAGGCGTTCATCGATGGCGTGCGCGCCGGGCAGGTCGGCGGGCCGTCGGCGTGGGATGGTTACGCGGCGGCAGTGGCGGCTGATGCCTGCATCGAAGCACAAAGCAGCGGCCAAATCGTAAAAGTCGGCCTGCCAGACCGCCCCCGCTTCTACGGCTAAACCCATCCCCCTGTGGGAGCGAGGCTTGCCCGCGAAGGCGGACGTTCAGCCGACATCAATGTTGAATGTACCGACGCCTTCGCGGGCAAGCCTCGCTCCCACAGGATGGGTGTCTGGGTTCAGACCCTGGTTAAGGAGAACAAAAAAAATGCGCATCGCACTAGACCCCTACATGTACCGCAACCTGTCCCTGGGCAAGATGGTCGACAAGGTCGCCGAGCTCGGTTACGAACACATCGAGCTGTCGCCCCGGGAAGATTTCCTGCCGTTCTATAAAGCCCCCCGGGTCGACAAGGCGCGGATCAAGGAATTTCGCAAAGCCCTGAGCGACACCGGGGTCAAACTCTCTTCTTTATTACCGATGTACCACTGGGCCGCTGCCGATGAAGGCCTGCGCGTGGCTGCCGTGCGTAACTGGAAGCGCGCGATCCAGATTGCCGTGGAGATGGACTGCGAGCTGGTCAACACCGAGTTCACCGGCCAGTCGGACAACCCGCTGGTGTGCGAGAACCAGTTCATGCGCTCCATGGATGAGTTGATCCCCGAGTTCGAACGCGAAGGCATCAAGCTCGACATCCAGGCCCACCCTTACGATTTCTGCGAGCACAATAACGAGTCGGTGGACATCATCCGCGGTCTGGACCGGGACTGGATCAACTACCTCTACGCCGCGCCACACACGTTTTTCTATGATGACGGTGTCGGTGATATCGCCTCGATGCTCAAGTATGCCGGCTCAAAGCTGAACCACCTGATCATCGCCGACACCTACAACCACAAGGCTTCCTCGGGCTTGCGCTACATCGTCAACCCGCCGGGCGTCACCGCCACCGTGCACCAGCATCTGGACATCGGCCAGGGCGAGGTCGACTGGGAAGCGTTTTTCGGCACTTTGCGCGAGATCAAGTTCGATGGCATCGCTACCGTCTCGGTATTCGCCTGGGAAGACCGGCCGGACGAGTCCAACCGCATGATGCTCGAACGCGTCAAAAGCGAACTCTGCCGCTGACCGACCTACACAAAACCTGTAGCCGATCGTTCCCACGCTCCGCGTGGGAATGCATCCCGTGACGCTCTGCGTCACAAAGCGGACGCAGAGCGTCCATGGCGGCATTCCCACGCAGAGCGTGGGAACGATCATATAAGGAGAATACTTTCATGCGTATCGGACTTGTCGGTTACGGCCATGGCGGCCGGTTTTTTCATGCTCCGCTGATCAGCAGTCTGCCGGCGGCGACCTTCGTGGGCGTGGTCACCCGTTCTGCCGAGCGCCGACACCTGCTGGCGGCGGAACATCCCGGCGTGCCGGCCTTCGACAGCATCGGCCAACTGGTCGAAGCCGGGGTCGATGTGCTGGTGATCTCCACGCCGCTCAAAGGTCGTCCGGCGCTGGTGCTCGACGCCATCGAACACAATGTGGCGGTGGTCAGCGACAAGCCGTTCGCCGCCGATATGCAACAGGCACAAACCCTGATCACCATGGCCGAGCGTCAGGGCGTGCATCTGAGCGTCTACCAGAACCGGCGCTGGGATTCGGATTTTCTCACCGTGCGCAAACTCATTGAGTCCGGTGCGCTGGGCCAGGTCACCCGTTTCGAATCGCGGATTGAGCGCTATTCGCCACAGTCGGTGAACAACGGCAGCGGCGGCGGCTTCCTGCGCGATCTGGGCAGCCATCTGGTGGATCAGGCGCTCCTGTTGTTCGGCCCCGTCACCCGGGTTTACGCCGAACTGGATTACCTCGAAAAAGGCCAGCCCTTCGACAATGGCTTCTTTATGTCCCTGACCCATGCCAATGGCGTGATCTCGCACCTGGGCGGCAGTTGCCTGCAAAACACCCCCGGCCCGCGCTTTCGCGTGACCGGCACCCAGGGCTGCTACAGCGTCGACGGTCTGGACGGGCAGGAGGCGTCGACCCTGGCCGGGCTTACGCCCAAATCCGAAGGCGAGCGCTGGGGCGTCGAAGAGCACCGGCGCTGGGGCTGGTTCGAGCAGGGCGAGGTGCGTGAGCGGGTGCCATCCGAGCGTGGCTGCTGGAACCAGTTCTATTTGCAGCTACAAACCGCGTTACAGAGCGGTGGCCCACTGCCGGTCGACGCCCGTGATGCACTGGCGACCACCCGCGTGCTAGACGCTGCGCGGCTCAGCTCTGAGCGCCATCAAGTGGTGGCATTGATCCCGTTCGAGGGCCATGGAATAAAATCAGAATAAAATTCTAAAATGAGTTGATATAGAAATTATTTTCCAATAAAGTCGTTTCCAGGTTGCCGACTATCAACGTCCGATCACGCTCAAGCAGGCTTTGAACGAGTGAAGGACGCACCAAAAACAAGAAACAAAAGCCAGGTACCGTCGATGAAAACCTTCAACTCTGCTCTGCATGTTTTACGTTCCGCGCTGCACCTCTCTCGCGACCTGCCTCGCGTCTCGTTTCATTCCTTCTTTCGCTTGCTTTGCGTCGAACGCAACGGCGCCCTGGTTTGCTGTATTCCGGGGGCACCGATTGTCCGCTTGCCCACTCACTGAAATCGTCACGCCTTATCCATAAAACCAACAAGAATGTGGAGAAAGACTTTTCATGAAGACCAAGATCCGTTTCGCCTCACTGGCCTTGTCCCTGATGTTCGCCAGCGGCGCCGCACTCGCTGACATGAAGATTGGCGTCAGCATGTCGCAGTTCGATGACACCTGGCTGACCTACCTGCGCGAATCCATGGACACCAAAGCCAAGTCCTATCCCGATGGCGTCAAGCTGCAGTTCGAAGACGCCCGCAGCGACGTGGTCAGGCAGTTGAGCCAGGTAGAAAGCTTCATCAGTCAGAAGGTTGACGCCATTGTGGTCAACCCGGTGGATACCGCCGCCACTAAAAAAATCACTGAAGCAGCAGTCAAGGCGGGTATTCCGCTGGTGTACGTCAATCGTCGTCCCGATGACCTGAACCTGCCCAAAGGCGTGGTCACTGTCGCCTCCAACGATCTGGAGGCCGGCCAGATGCAGATGCAGTACCTGGCCGAAAAAATGGGCGGCAAGGGCGACATCGTGATTCTGTTGGGTGATTTGGCCAACAACTCCACCACCAACCGCACCAAGGGCGTAAAAGAGGTGCTGACCAAGTACCCGAACATCAAGATCGAGCAAGAGCAGTCCGGCATCTGGTCGCGGGACAAGGGCATGACCCTGGTCAACGACTGGCTGACCCAGGGCCGCAAATTCGACGCGGTGGTCTCTAACAACGACGAGATGGCGATTGGCGCGGCCATGGCCCTGCAACAGGCTGGTGTCGCCAAAGGCAGTGTGCTGATCGCCGGTGTCGACGGTACGCCCGACGGTTTGAACGCGGTGAAGAAGGGCTCTCTGCTGGTCTCGGTGTTCCAGGATGCCAAGGGTCAGGCGGACGGTTCGATCGACACGGCGGTGAAAATGGCCAGGAACGAACCGGTCGAGCCAGCCGTGTGGGTGCCGTATCGCCTGATCACGCTGCAAAACGTCGACACCTTCAAATAGTCCGTCCGTTCGATAACAACAATAAGCACGCAAGGTTGCCACGCGACCTTGCTGATGGAGTACCTGATCATGTTCGCTTCAGCGACTGCTTCGAGCACCCCGTTAATGGGTGTCCAGCCAACTGCAACACCTGTCGATGAGCCGTACCTGCTGGAGATCATCAACGTCAGCAAGGGGTTTCCCGGTGTGGTGGCCTTGTCCGACGTACAGCTGCGGGTGCGTCCCGGTTCCGTACTGGCGCTGATGGGCGAGAACGGCGCCGGCAAATCCACCCTGATGAAAATCATTGCCGGCATCTACCAGCCGGACGCCGGCGAGTTGCGCCTGCGGGGCAAACCGGTGGTCTTCGAAACACCGCTGGCTGCGCTCCAGGCCGGGATCGCAATGATCCACCAGGAACTCAACCTGATGCCGCACATGAGCATCGCCGAGAACATCTGGATCGGCCGCGAACAGCTCAACGGCCTGCACATGATCGACCATCGCGAAATGCACCGTTGCACCGCCAAGCTGCTGGAGCGTCTGCGGATCAACCTTGACCCGGAAGAGCAGGTGGGCAACCTGAGCATCGCCGAACGGCAGATGGTCGAGATCGCCAAGGCTGTGTCCTATGACTCCGACGTCCTGATCATGGACGAGCCGACCTCGGCCATCACCGATAAGGAAGTCGCGCATCTGTTCTCGATCATTGCCGACCTCAAGAGCCAGGGCAAAGGCATTATCTACATCACCCACAAAATGAACGAAGTGTTCAGCATCGCCGATGAAGTGGCGGTGTTCCGTGACGGTGC
This genomic stretch from Pseudomonas wuhanensis harbors:
- the iolE gene encoding myo-inosose-2 dehydratase → MPAIRIGINPISWSNDDLPSLGGETPLSTALSEGKDIGYEGFELNGKFPKDAKGVGDVLRPYDLALVSGWYSSRLARRSVAEEIDAIASHVELLAKNGAKVLVYGEVADSIQGQRIPLVERPRFHTEQAWQEYADKLTELARFTLSQGVRLAYHHHMGAYVESPADIDKLMALTGSEVGLLFDSGHCYMGGGEPLQVLRKHIERICHVHFKDVRKPVVQLARNNLWSFPDCIINGTFTVPGDGDIDFGALLDVLLGADYHGWLVVEAEQDPAVAPSYVYAKKGYDTLRALLNERTAR
- the iolB gene encoding 5-deoxy-glucuronate isomerase, translating into MSLLVKSNARGRTMVELGQGELEYVGFAAYRLSLGETLPVSAGDKELCLVLLSGRVGIKGEAPGQGAFDWDNIGDRQSVFEDKSPFAVYLPPGSQAQVVALSDVQIAVCAAPGSTAENLVPRLIKPDSMKRSVRGKGANTRYVCDILPDTEPAHSLLVVEVRTPSGHSSSYPPHKHDTDDLPHQSFLEETYYHQINPPQGFVFQRVYTDDRSIDQAMAVENSDLVVVPKGYHPVSVPYGYESYYLNVMAGPKRVWQFHNDPQHSWLLDL
- a CDS encoding CoA-acylating methylmalonate-semialdehyde dehydrogenase — encoded protein: MSDAPVIGHYIDGQVQDSGSERFSNVFNPATGSVQARVGLASQKTVDDAVASALKAFPAWSEQSSLRRSRVMFKFKELLDRHHNELAEIISREHGKVFSDAKGEVTRGIEIVEYACGAPNLLKTDFSDNIGGGIDNWNLRQPLGVCAGVTPFNFPVMVPLWMIPLALVTGNCFILKPSERDPSASLLMARLLTEAGLPDGVFNVIQGDKAAVDGLLQHPDIEAISFVGSTPIAEYIHQQATSRGKRVQALGGAKNHMIVMPDADLDQAADALIGAAYGSAGERCMAISIAVAVGDVGDQLIAKLLPRIDQLKVGNGMQGDSDMGPLVTAEHKAKVEGFISEGVAQGAQLIVDGRNFKVPGAENGFFVGATLFDNVTTEMSIYQQEIFGPVLGIVRVPDFASAVALINAHEFGNGVSCFTSDGGIARSFARNIKVGMVGINVPIPVPMAWHSFGGWKRSLFGDHHAYGEEGIRFYSRYKSVMQRWPDSIAKGPEFSMPTAK
- a CDS encoding TIM barrel protein, with the protein product MSKPLRFALNRMVAPRLSLPAFIELAVTLKADAIEIRNDLKGVEIEDGTAPEHVRELCAAKGITVLSINALYPFDVWNDERRAHALKLAAYARDCGAQGLVMCPLNDRADPRTEAQRASGLRTALSELAPILRDHGILGFIEPLGFEECSLRRKRTAVDAIKAIGGLDVFRLVHDTFHHHLASEHEFFPELTGLVHISGVEDAEAPLTTIRDGHRVLVGEGDILGNAAQIETLLATGYSGYLSFEPFADSVHGLADIQTAIGASMDHLQKSLG
- the iolD gene encoding 3D-(3,5/4)-trihydroxycyclohexane-1,2-dione acylhydrolase (decyclizing); this encodes MTTTRLTMAQALVKFLDNQYIEVDGVQSKFVAGIFTIFGHGNVLGLGQALEQDSGDLIVHQGRNEQGMAHAAIGFAKQHLRRKIYACSSSVGPGAANMLTAAATATANRIPLLLLPGDVYACRQPDPVLQQIEQFHDLSISTNDAFKAVSKYWDRINRPEQLMTAAIHAMRVLTDPAETGAVTLALPQDVQAEAYDYPDYFLQKRVHRIERRPATEAMLGDAVALFKGKRKPLIICGGGVKYSGANAALQAFAERFDIPFAETQAGKSAVVSSHPLNVGGIGETGCLAANLLAKDADLIIGVGTRYSDFTTASKSLFKHPDVQFLNLNISPCDALKLDGVQLLADAKTGLQALAEALGDYRSSWGDQPRQAKAQLDEEVDRIYQVEYQAKDFVPEINDHLDPAVLREFIELTGSCLTQSRVLGVLNETLADDAVIVAAAGSLPGDLQRSWRSKGVNTYHVEYGYSCMGYEVNAALGVKLAEPEREVYALVGDGSYMMLHSELATSIQERRKINVVLLDNMTFGCINNLQMEHGMNSFGTEFRFRNPETGKLDGGFVPVDFAMSAAAYGCKTYKVNTVEELQAALADARLQTVSTLIDIKVLPKTMIHKYLSWWRVGVAQVSTSARTDAVAKTLNERLAKARQY
- a CDS encoding Gfo/Idh/MocA family protein encodes the protein MSLKLGVIGTGAIGQDHIRRCSQTLLNSQVVAVTDINLQQAVKVVADLKLTAEVYPDGHALIKAPEVEAILVTSWGPSHEEFVLAAIAAGKPVFCEKPLAVTAEGCRKIVEAEVAHGKRLVQVGFMRPYDEGYRALKAVIDSGQIGEPLMLHCAHRNPTVGENYKTDMAITDTLIHELDVLRWLLDDDYVSVQVVFPRKTSKAHAHLKDPQIVLLETAKGTRIDVEVFVNCQYGYDIQCEVVGETGIAKLPEPSQVQLRSGAKLSNAILMDWKDRFIAAYDVELQAFIDGVRAGQVGGPSAWDGYAAAVAADACIEAQSSGQIVKVGLPDRPRFYG
- a CDS encoding sugar phosphate isomerase/epimerase family protein, producing MRIALDPYMYRNLSLGKMVDKVAELGYEHIELSPREDFLPFYKAPRVDKARIKEFRKALSDTGVKLSSLLPMYHWAAADEGLRVAAVRNWKRAIQIAVEMDCELVNTEFTGQSDNPLVCENQFMRSMDELIPEFEREGIKLDIQAHPYDFCEHNNESVDIIRGLDRDWINYLYAAPHTFFYDDGVGDIASMLKYAGSKLNHLIIADTYNHKASSGLRYIVNPPGVTATVHQHLDIGQGEVDWEAFFGTLREIKFDGIATVSVFAWEDRPDESNRMMLERVKSELCR
- a CDS encoding Gfo/Idh/MocA family protein, which produces MRIGLVGYGHGGRFFHAPLISSLPAATFVGVVTRSAERRHLLAAEHPGVPAFDSIGQLVEAGVDVLVISTPLKGRPALVLDAIEHNVAVVSDKPFAADMQQAQTLITMAERQGVHLSVYQNRRWDSDFLTVRKLIESGALGQVTRFESRIERYSPQSVNNGSGGGFLRDLGSHLVDQALLLFGPVTRVYAELDYLEKGQPFDNGFFMSLTHANGVISHLGGSCLQNTPGPRFRVTGTQGCYSVDGLDGQEASTLAGLTPKSEGERWGVEEHRRWGWFEQGEVRERVPSERGCWNQFYLQLQTALQSGGPLPVDARDALATTRVLDAARLSSERHQVVALIPFEGHGIKSE
- a CDS encoding sugar ABC transporter substrate-binding protein; amino-acid sequence: MKTKIRFASLALSLMFASGAALADMKIGVSMSQFDDTWLTYLRESMDTKAKSYPDGVKLQFEDARSDVVRQLSQVESFISQKVDAIVVNPVDTAATKKITEAAVKAGIPLVYVNRRPDDLNLPKGVVTVASNDLEAGQMQMQYLAEKMGGKGDIVILLGDLANNSTTNRTKGVKEVLTKYPNIKIEQEQSGIWSRDKGMTLVNDWLTQGRKFDAVVSNNDEMAIGAAMALQQAGVAKGSVLIAGVDGTPDGLNAVKKGSLLVSVFQDAKGQADGSIDTAVKMARNEPVEPAVWVPYRLITLQNVDTFK